gaatattttatattcatgcatattttttatattcatgcatgttattagaacttcatgcatatatgatatgcttgagatgtttagttataatagtattatatgattctgcttccatatattagagatatgataagatgccataattagttgttatgattattaagatacaactattatagtgcattcttgtgactGATTGAATAAGGATgtatttgagaccattaaagccctcataaaaatcatattaagtcatagtgttgtgaaccagaagctgacctattttcttgaatcgattaattaattggtgtctaaggagtgtttcaagtatggtggttatttaattggttctattgctggtctggccaattttattggtgtctaagaaaagcaatggggggacccccaccaatcttaacattttcttggccaattagattagttcaaatcttgaatgaaggtagcttagcattttaaacactactaagggcattccttcatgctaggttaatgttacatcataaacTATGGCTAATTTGTTATGTtatcataaggcttgtcataaggattgatataacataattctgGTGCATAAAAAATGCTTACAATATTTtggatatactactttgttgtgctaacacaagggcaattattttcaattttgactatattaaaatgaagggtcttacttaactaaaatattatagcttgttgtgctaacataaggctaataatattttagaggtcaagataaaatattgagaattacatgagatgtaattggaaagagtttcctacctatgaactcataagggtttgttgtgttaacacaagatcgttatgaggaattaagatctcaatcccattaagataaatataaaatatctcgtttaccataggagaggactatggtatctcttataaaatagtgagagacataactagttttaaaagtcctcatctagttatgcatgtcaaacatgagtggtctatttatactattattttatgtagatttaagtctatattatggcttctttattttcaccccataatatcataaataaaactatgttgaccaatacaactatgtggattggttgaggaactaacaaattaggtttatatcggaaaagaactccgatgttctagatatttctgaccctagattggtcagtaataatgagaagataatgatgtccgtatggatattatttatgaaaaatttagacattggatgtataattgcaagaattatcttgcaagattgaagtacAGTGGAAGTGTAACAcgaaaagatatgtatatgatacatacctatttttcattgaatgattcagactctgatatttgggtattggataccatccATGGATCgcacatttgtaattcattacagtgactatagaatatcaaaggtctgaaaagaggtaacctcgaactttatggcgcaagtggagagtccattagtgtaGAGACTGTgaaaacctgtatgcttgatttaccttcggacaaaactttagaattaaaagactgttattcatgccaaaggtcattagaaatattgtttctatacctttgttattaaaacaaggttatggaataaagctaatagaaaatggatactctatttttttttttaataaattttatgacagtagttatattgataacaatcttttaattcttacacttaatgaaaatattttttatattaaaagaaatatgaaaagaaagagagaaaatgtaaatgtcacatatctctggcattgtcgccttggtcatattagtaagtcaagaataaataagttatacaaagaagaattctttgatccaaatgattatgaatcattgggaacttataaattatgtctcatgggtaagatgaccaagactccattttcttaatatagagagaggacaagtgagttgttagctctagtacatatagatgtatatggactgataacaactcaggctagaagaagatactcctattttattacctttacagatgatttattaaggttcggatatgtatatcttatgaaacataaattcgaagcctttgataagttcaaaaagTACCAAgatatggttgagaaacaaactgaaaaaaatataaaaattcttcgatctaatcaaagaggagagtacttatctagtgaatttcttgatcatcttaaaagtgaaggtattctctttgaatggacccctccttatacatcttagttaaatggtgtagcagaaaggaggaatcgcacttttctggatatggtgcagtctatgatatgcttcaccgatcttccaatatctttctagggataatgccttagagactgccatatatatattaaacagaataccttcaaagtctgttgcaagcaccccatataagatatggaataaaagaaagcctaatcttaaacatcttaagactttgaactgtcctacttatgtcaaaaatatttttggacataagtttaatgctagatcagacaagtgtaggtttgtagagtatcttaatgaaattaatggatattatttcaaccactctactgaacaaaaagtgtttgttagtaggcacgccactttcttgaaacatgaatttatccaagaaggaggcagtgggaggaatattgaatttatgaaagttcataatctacaaatcgatccagaaatactaatggttggaccacaagaagatcctcaatcaaaagtatccaaggatgaggtacatccactatacacacctcctctctgaaggtcagatagagtgcgtcaagcatctctgagatataattttgtcattgagaataacaattctatcaacatcattcaggatgttgatccactgacctattcggaagctgtcatgagtagggactcaaacagatagctggaagctatgaaatctgagatggacttgatgaatcccaaccaagtgtagaccttggttgatgcacctgagggtgtgaccccaatatagggtgtaagtgggtcttcaaaaggaagatcagagtagatggccaagtagaaacctacaaagctaggttagtggtgaagggtttcagtcaaaggtaaggaattgactatgatgaaaccttctcaccagtggctatgctcaagtctgttCAGATTTTACTTGTAATAgtggcatactatgattatgaaatctggtagatggatgtcaagactgtttttcttaatagtaatctagaggaagaggtctatatgtgtcacgcccccgacccgagatcgagaatcgagggtcgcggcaaccgccgcatactcatgaagaactctctccataagcatgcaaggcatctcatcacgatatcaatgcatcacagtggaataattttaaataattattattcaactgtaattcaagtaattaaatcaaatgtcttacatccaataaaatttttgctaataataaaacaatagatctaagttcaatgaagttgacaatgctaatctcgcttctaaaagctctgtcccaatatttcgtcccacgctcgaaattaattatctgaatctgaaaaatagaaagaaaggtaatgagctagacagcccagtaagtaacaagtatctctaccagatatttcagatattataaaattttcaagaataatgctgcaaataaacataaaaatatatttcatgctgatttaatacaaatcaaatattttcaaatattcacatatgatataattataaatccgattcgattcaaaacactcgtaactcaacagccttgactatgaccaacgtttaacccccattggcggggtccacagaataccagcgcacaaccccactggcagggtccacaaataccagcgcacaacccccactggcagggtccacaaacaccagcgcacaacccccactggcagggtccacaaataccaacgtataatccccattggcggggcccactgaaatatagttaggctgaaagcataaatccgatctgtatcaaaacactttgtaccacaatatatatcataatctttcactaaatatgtgcataaatcgatataccataatatttcaaaagcacttttctttaaaaacataatttcataaatcatgcataattttagagaataattatttattttcaaaataattatagaatatctcgagaagatgattcattacttacctttcacggagcactgaacgaatagattgactaacttctagtagattcttccacgcctattatctaaaattatatttttatattaatttaattcaaaattaaatctaacaaatcccaaaattaaaatcttgcTTAAAATcaaactcgtctctaaactcgatcagaatcatcagatgaagccttctcctatgctaatcctagaaggataactttagagagagaaatccatcaagagagagagaaacaagctagagagagaaaattctagagagagaaaatagagagagaaagttcaattttagagagagaaagtcagggtttagactgagagaagagagagaagagagagaaactctctctcatcaatttcaatttatttatttatttatttatttatttatttatttgttcatacatatatatatatatatataaatatatatatatatatatttattattattattatttttcttctttttcttttcttctttttcttcttttcttctttttcttggttcttcccgtgccggaacaggggatctTTGGTCcatgttttgccgggccgttcaggccacgaccgccgCGGCGGAAGCCGACGGCCGATGGGGGCCACtccccccgatcacggaggaccgtggccggcgatcaattccgatcgccggcgtcggaaaatccaaagaaaaaagctcaaaaacagggtctctttcccgttcggaaatcggcgactctcgtcgccggcagccgcgcacaggagcatgggaggaaggagaagaaggaaggaaagaagaaggagactcacctcagcctccggagacctcgtcggtggCAATCACGGCGAAAAATCAAACGGTGTCCacggccttcgatcgagaaaaacggagagaaagagagagggaggaggaagatgttgggtctcaagggagagggggtcttcttataggggatcctaggactccgaggggtcctaggagttcgATTTTGCCTAGGTttagccggagaagaagactcctatcgggagtcttcttcccggttttgcatactctgttttttttgttttgggctataacatttttcacccctaaaaagaaatttcgtcctcgaaatttttcatacctgtcaccattgtattggaagcctgtggattctgttgagtaagtgcataaactcttccctggattttagaaatctgttcgccatccttatgttgtccttcatgagttctttggccaacttgattttcagtatttagcgggtagctagcaattttatgatctatctgaccacatttgaaacaagcaccggtattccaatagcaatccttgccTGCATGATttctgccacatctggagcacggctcaccatcaatctgttgagtcttattgtctactactcctttagctgatcttttgatgtttttattattatgatgctcatactttaacgtcccaatattcctaatgtttacccacctacactcatactatgtcaaattctatgtgtcataatttatccacttatgctctgataccatattaattgtcacgcccccgacccgagattatgaatcgagggtcgcggcaaccgccgcatactcatgaagaactctctccataagcatgcaaggcatctaatcacgatatcaatgcatcgcagcggaataaattcaaataattattattcaactgtaattcaagtaattaaatcaattgtcttacatccaataaaattttactaaaaataaaacaatagatctaagttcaattgaagttgacaacgctaaatctcgcctctaaaagctctgtcccaatatttcttcccacgctcgaaattaattatctgaatctgaaaaatagaaataaaggtaatgagctagacagcccagtaagtaacaagtatctctaccagatatttcagatattatataattttcaagaataatgctgcaattaaacataaaaatatatttcatgctgatttaatgcaaatctaatattttcaaatattcatatataataaatccgattcgattcaaaacactcgaaactcaacagcctcgactatgaccaacgtttaacccccattggcggggtccacagaataccagcgcacaacccccaccggtagggtccacaaataccagcgcacaacccccactggcagggtccacaaacaccagcgcacaacccccactggcaggatccataaatatcaatgtataatctccattggcggggcccactgaaatatagttaggctgagagcataaatccgatctgtatcaaaacactttatatcataaatatttcactgaacatgtgcataaatcgacataccaaaatatttcaaaagcacttttctttcaaaacataatttcataaatcatgcataatttcagagaataattatttaaatttattccactgcgatgcattgatatcgtgattagatgccttgcatgcttatggagagagttcttcatgagtatgcggcggttgtcgcgatcctcgattcataatctcgggtcggaggcgtgacaattatcAAGAGAAGGTCAAGAAAAATGTAATTTTGCGCTCAAATTTAGATAGCGCAGTCATGAAGCTCCGTGCCTGGCTATATCCAGATTTCTTCATCCACATGCTTTGCCACAATATTCTAGTCTCTAATCCATACAAGCTTAGTTTCTAAGCCCACAAGACCAAGTGTAATTTATCTATCATGGGCTTTTTGTTGCTAAGCAAAGCTATGGCATCTCACAAAATTcacaggagaaaaagaaaaaactcaaCTGCCCATTCATTGCACTTTATTTCATGACATGGGAAGCAAAACACGAGCAGAGCGACTTTTAAAATAGCATTTTTGAGTGGGCATTTTGCTGCCGAAATTAACGTAGGAAGCAAGCACGTACCACAACCGGCGAAAAGGTGGGGCCCCGGAAAGAGCTTCCCGGTGCGGAACCATGTATTGAGCCCACCACCCACCGACTCGAACACTCCGAAAGCCAACAGTATGGACCCCGAATTGTAGTGCCGATCCCGGTACGACCCTTTGATCAACATCTTCCTCTCCTGAAAAAAAACCAAGAATTCTTGTTATCATCAGAAAAATAGATGGAAAGATTTAGAatctcaaatatatataaaaaccaAAAATTCGGGATCTCGTTTTGTAACTGTACGGACCCAAAGCAGAAGCCCTCACTAACCTCGGTGAGCTGCTGAATCTTGGCTTCCACCGGGGAGACCGCTGCAGGCGGCGGTGGCGGCAGCGGAGCCTCCCGGGCGCCGTCGGCCCCTGCGGCAACGGCGGCAGCGGCCTGGGCGGGGGCCTTCACCTGCTTCTTGAGCTCGTTGATCTCGTCCTGGATGGTCCGCACGCGGCGCCACTGCCATCCCAAATAACCAGCCCATAGCGTGTAGAAGAAGAGGCCTCCCATCACCAACGGGTGGATCAGCGATAACGTCCGCCCTTCCAGGATCCCAAACTCCCCGCCGACCGCAAGAGCAtccttcgatccaggaaatcgATGACACAATTTAGAACGAGGAAAGAcgaggagaggaggagggagagcaAGGAGGAGCGCGGGGGCTGAGGAATGGAACTTGCCTGGGGGTTGAGGAAGAGGGAAAGGGACAGGGCCCCAGCCGTGGCAGGGAGGAAGGAGGCTTTGGAGAGGACACGGAGAGCGGCATGTTCGAGGTGAGGAAAGGGAGAGTGGTTCCGGGACGGAAGTGGGAGGTCCAATGATGGTTTTGGGATGAGTTTGGTGGAGCGGATAGAGCTGGGGAGGAGTTTGAGCAGACCGAGGGAGGCGGTGGTGGCCATGCTTCTGCTTTAGGAGGCTTGTCGGATGTCCACGAGGGAGCGAGAGATAAAAAGGACGAAAGAAAAGATAAGGGGGCGAGGAGCTAGGACATCTGGATGGCCTAAAAAACCTGTCAAGTCGGAAGCCATACATGATTGGTCAATCCCCCGTGCGCCTCCTCCACGGACGGGCCAGGGGGACTTGGGCCGGACTCAATCTAAGCTACATGTTTAATTGTCTCGACGCGTGGATCCAGCCCGATCCAATGTTACGCTCACTTCGCATGTCCGAGCCAAAGAATCTCCCTTGACGCAAAACAGAACTCGGGGTTTGGGATGGCTGGAACGAGAAAGAATCTGCAAATCAAATCTCTggttgaaattatttttgatgaggaTCTTTTAATTCTCAAATTAGTTACTAGAGAtcaatgaaaagaagagagagagagagtttggcCTGGAGATCTCCTACACACTTTATTTATAGGTGGGATAGTTAGTCAATTTTGAAAGG
Above is a genomic segment from Elaeis guineensis isolate ETL-2024a chromosome 1, EG11, whole genome shotgun sequence containing:
- the LOC105035942 gene encoding uncharacterized protein isoform X4 yields the protein MATTASLGLLKLLPSSIRSTKLIPKPSLDLPLPSRNHSPFPHLEHAALRVLSKASFLPATAGALSLSLFLNPQDALAVGGEFGILEGRTLSLIHPLVMGGLFFYTLWAGYLGWQWRRVRTIQDEINELKKQVKAPAQAAAAVAAGADGAREAPLPPPPPAAVSPVEAKIQQLTEERKMLIKGSYRDRHYNSGSILLAFGVFESVGGGLNTWFRTGKLFPGPHLFAGCDSDN
- the LOC105035942 gene encoding uncharacterized protein isoform X3, which translates into the protein MATTASLGLLKLLPSSIRSTKLIPKPSLDLPLPSRNHSPFPHLEHAALRVLSKASFLPATAGALSLSLFLNPQDALAVGGEFGILEGRTLSLIHPLVMGGLFFYTLWAGYLGWQWRRVRTIQDEINELKKQVKAPAQAAAAVAAGADGAREAPLPPPPPAAVSPVEAKIQQLTEERKMLIKGSYRDRHYNSGSILLAFGVFESVGGGLNTWFRTGKLFPGPHLFAGCGEQEHGTHL
- the LOC105035942 gene encoding uncharacterized protein isoform X2; its protein translation is MATTASLGLLKLLPSSIRSTKLIPKPSLDLPLPSRNHSPFPHLEHAALRVLSKASFLPATAGALSLSLFLNPQDALAVGGEFGILEGRTLSLIHPLVMGGLFFYTLWAGYLGWQWRRVRTIQDEINELKKQVKAPAQAAAAVAAGADGAREAPLPPPPPAAVSPVEAKIQQLTEERKMLIKGSYRDRHYNSGSILLAFGVFESVGGGLNTWFRTGKLFPGPHLFAGCGLGIHPSTCQELRRLSSTVRNEEKKVAVQELSSQSRSKS
- the LOC105035942 gene encoding uncharacterized protein isoform X1, which gives rise to MATTASLGLLKLLPSSIRSTKLIPKPSLDLPLPSRNHSPFPHLEHAALRVLSKASFLPATAGALSLSLFLNPQDALAVGGEFGILEGRTLSLIHPLVMGGLFFYTLWAGYLGWQWRRVRTIQDEINELKKQVKAPAQAAAAVAAGADGAREAPLPPPPPAAVSPVEAKIQQLTEERKMLIKGSYRDRHYNSGSILLAFGVFESVGGGLNTWFRTGKLFPGPHLFAGCAITVLWAAAAALVPAMQKGNETARNLHIALNALNVLLFIWQIPTGFEIVLKVFEFTKWP